One Coffea arabica cultivar ET-39 chromosome 5c, Coffea Arabica ET-39 HiFi, whole genome shotgun sequence DNA window includes the following coding sequences:
- the LOC113690880 gene encoding acidic endochitinase-like has translation MAASLRPLFLAIISLLMISSLTRSSEGAGIAVYWGQNGNEGSLEEACRSGNYDYVNIAFLVSFGSGQTPELNLAGHCIPSPCTFLSSQIEVCQSLGIKVLLSLGGGGAGAGRGPILASPEDARDVAAYLWNNYLGGQSDSRPLGAAVLDGIDFDIEYGSNLYWDDLARALSGYSTAERKVYLSAAPQCFFPDYYLDAAIRTGLFDFVWVQFYNNPLCQYGTTTGNADNLLNSWSIWSASSGVNKLFLGLPAAEAAAPGGGYIPPEVLVEQILPVVQSYPKYGGVMLWSRYYDQNYSTAIRPYVNGDPLTYTTKSVKKSHAVA, from the coding sequence atggctGCCAGTTTACGACCACTGTTCTTAGCAATAATATCCCTGCTGATGATATCTTCATTGACCAGGTCCTCAGAAGGCGCTGGAATCGCAGTCTACTGGGGCCAAAATGGCAATGAAGGAAGCCTGGAAGAGGCCTGCCGTAGTGGCAACTATGACTATGTAAATATTGCCTTTCTGGTATCCTTTGGCAGTGGCCAAACACCGGAACTGAACTTAGCTGGCCACTGTATCCCGAGCCCATGCACCTTCCTGAGTTCTCAGATAGAGGTTTGCCAGAGCCTGGGCATCAAAGTGCTCCTTTCTCTTGGTGGAGGTGGTGCCGGGGCAGGGAGAGGGCCAATCCTGGCTTCTCCCGAGGATGCTCGCGATGTTGCAGCCTACCTCTGGAACAATTACTTGGGCGGTCAATCAGACTCTCGCCCACTTGGTGCTGCTGTTTTAGATGGTATAGACTTTGACATCGAATATGGATCGAACCTGTACTGGGATGATCTCGCCCGGGCACTCTCGGGATACAGCACAGCAGAGAGAAAGGTGTACTTATCTGCAGCACCACAATGCTTCTTTCCTGACTATTATCTTGATGCTGCTATCAGAACTGGCCTCTTTGATTTCGTCTGGGTGCAGTTTTACAACAATCCGCTTTGTCAGTATGGTACAACCACAGGCAATGCCGATAACCTCTTGAACAGTTGGAGTATTTGGTCTGCCTCTTCAGGCGTTAATAAATTATTCCTGGGATTACCTGCAGCCGAAGCGGCCGCACCTGGTGGCGGTTACATCCCACCTGAAGTGCTAGTTGAACAGATTCTTCCCGTTGTGCAGAGCTATCCCAAGTATGGAGGGGTCATGCTTTGGAGCAGATACTATGACCAAAACTACAGTACAGCAATCAGGCCTTATGTTAACGGTGATCCTCTGACTTATACAACCAAGTCCGTGAAAAAATCCCATGCTGTAGCATGA
- the LOC113689044 gene encoding uncharacterized protein encodes MEVMFTPFRQPGCNPKFMRLYCCLGPLKQGFLDGCRPIIGVDGCHIKAEYRGHLLTAIGVDPNNGWWPIAWAVVEREATEQWKWFFELLKNDLQIENGYSYTFVSDQQKGLDRALSEVLPNSEHRYCVQYLYNNFKKKHRGLALKTKLWNIAASTTEGLFKKAAADLEKFDKEAYEWVKKAPHPSHWSRQQSIITMLESIRIFLMERIQRRTTAMEKFELSIGPLIKKIIDDRVIESRQWRTIWNAVDGYQVRGPRGAQFAVYLKKKSCTCKLWDLSSIPCCHAIAAIHRNNGDPYKEVYDCYNRDLFQKIYKNVLYPINGQVMWPEADGVDLDPPERIVQPGRPKKARRRDPTETQKTGNSWLQGAATRQSTTAESG; translated from the exons ATGGAAGTTATGTTTACTCCCTTCAGACAACCTGGATGCAACCCAAAATTCATGAGACTTTATTGCTGTTTGGGACCATTAAAACAAGGCTTTCTTGACGGTTGTAGGCCCATTATTGGGGTTGATGGATGCCACATAAAGGCTGAATATCGGGGACATCTGTTGACTGCTATTGGAGTAGATCCCAACAATGGATGGTGGCCCATTGCTTGGGCAGTGGTTGAGAGGGAAGCAACTGAACAGTGGAAATGGTTTTTTGAGCTGCTGAAGAATGACTTGCAGATTGAAAATGGGTACAGCTACACCTTTGTTTCTGACCAGCAGAAG GGTCTTGACCGAGCATTATCTGAGGTACTACCAAACAGTGAGCACAGATACTGTGTGCAGTACCTATATAACAACTTCAAGAAGAAACATCGTGGACTTGCCCTGAAGACAAAACTGTGGAACATTGCAGCAAGTACTACTGAGGGACTATTCAAGAAAGCAGCAGCAGATCTGGAAAAATTTGACAAGGAAGCATATGAATGGGTGAAGAAAGCACCACATCCCAGTCATTGGT CTAGGCAGCAGTCAATTATCACAATGTTAGAGTCCATTAGGATATTTCTGATGGAGAGGATACAGAGAAGGACAACTGCAATGGAGAAATTTGAATTGTCCATTGGCCcactaattaaaaaaataattgatgaTAGGGTGATAGAATCAAGACAATGGAGGACCATTTGGAATGCTGTGGATGGATACCAGGTTAGGGGACCAAGGGGGGCCCAGTTTGCTGtttatttaaagaaaaaatcctGCACATGCAAACTGTGGGATCTATCAAGTATTCCTTGCTGTCATGCTATTGCAGCAATTCACAGAAATAATGGCGACCCCTATAAAGAGGTGTATGACTGCTACAACAGAGATCTGTTtcaaaaaatttacaaaaatgTTTTGTATCCTATCAATGGACAAGTAATGTGGCCTGAAGCTGATGGGGTAGATCTTGATCCACCAGAAAGGATAGTGCAACCTGGCAGACCTAAGAAGGCCAGGAGAAGAGATCCTACTGAAACTCAAAAGACTGGAAACAG CTGGTTGCAAGGTGCAGCAACAAGACAATCAACAACAGCAGAATCAGGATAG